One Vicia villosa cultivar HV-30 ecotype Madison, WI linkage group LG5, Vvil1.0, whole genome shotgun sequence genomic window, CCATTTCAATCTTATGACTTCACTTTCCAAAGGATACAACCATTTGGAAAGCCTTCCATTTGGCATGTATGCATATGTCAAAAGCCTTTCCTTTCCTTCAATGCAGAACCCAAGCAAGGGAATGATATTTTGGTGTCTGTATTTGCACAAAATCGTTGTTTCTAAAAGGAACTGCCTTTTAAATTTTCGAGAGTCAAATAGTCTCTTAACAGCTAGTAACTTACCATTAGGCATAAATCCTTCGTACATCATTCCCATCTTTCCTACTCCAATGGCATTGTCGATAGAGAAACAATTTGTTGCATCACGTAGTTCTTCTAGCCATATTGTTGAGGTCAATCTTTCACATAGTACAGAGATCTGAGGATGAATGTGCAAGTTTATTTTGCATTGTTaaactataaaaaaataatgatgaaattaatgaaaaatatagtacctcttttctttctttgaatGCTAGCCACATATATAACAGTTCATGTATCTGATTAACTACCATCTGTTTCCTTATGCTAATGATGGAGCAAATATATTGGCCCAATTCTATAGCTTTGTTTAGGTCATTATTTTTCGTTTTCAACTTATGCACCCAATGTGCAAATTTGGAGTAGAACATACAAGTGaccataacaaaaaaaaagagagaaacatAGCCAACAATAAGACCATCCTTAAACGAATGATAAAAATCTCCGTGCTTGTCACGTGTCAAGGAGCAATGTCTCAAAGACCCTCCACAAAGTCTACTATTGTTAGCATAGTTGAAATTTACCTTTTCTGAGAACACAGGTAGTGACTCTGATAACTGATTGTTAGAAACAGAAATCTCTTTAAGCCTGCTAAGTTGGCCAAGTTGTTTTGGAATTTCACCGCTTAACAAGTTATGGTCAAGTTTAAGGATATTCAGGTAAATACAGTTTGCTAAAGATGTTGGAATTGCATCTGTGAATTTGTTATAAGAGAGATCAATAGTGGTAACATATGGGAGAATGTTTGATATATCAGATGGAATGGTTCCTGAGAGCTCATTGTTTGAAAGGTCTAAGCCGGTCAGCGAAGAGCAGTTGACAATGCCACGTGGAAAGTGACCCTTCAACTCCATGTTAGATAGTTCGAGATTTAGTACTCTATTTTCTTCAAAATGCCAACATGCAACACCTACAAAGTCACATATGAAACCTTCAGTCGTGTTGCTAAAGTCCCAGCTTTGTAAGTAATTATTTGGGTCTTCCAAGGAATTCTTAATTGACATTAAACACAAGATATCATTATCAAAACTTTGACTTGTCATTAAGATACTGAACAAAGCTCCTAAGAAGGTTTGCAAGAGAATATCCATTTTTATTTGAAAAGCCATCCTGTGCAGATACATAAGGTGAGTATGTACAATTATGCAGATGAaaataaattcaaagaaaataaaaatgaacaaaTTAACAAGAATGATATAAAAACTAAGATTATATATAAATACCGTTGTGCAAGGCTAACCCCAATAGCTAGGTGCAAGGCTAACTCCTGGCGTTGTTTATAGTAACATGTCATGGCTAAGGTATACACCTAGATATTGGGGTAAGCCTTGCACCACAGTATTTTCCAGGAATACACTGTCAATGCAGTTTCACAAGCATAGCTTTGGTCTGCATCTTCAGTACAATAGTCAGGAAAGGTGTAGCCCTCTCCCGCCTCTTATAAAAAGACACTATGTCAAGGTATTTCATACAGTTTGTAGTAGCTACACAAGTACTTACTGTTTTTGAGACGAGTCACCTGCTAGTATACAGATCGACTCATCTCTTTGTGAGCAAGATCCATCCTATCTTCACTTGTGCACTAGGACGGAGTATCTGTAAGTTCACAGTCTATCTATGAATATTGATGAACACCCTTAGGAAGATTAAGAGTCAGTAACACCTTTCTCCGATGTTTGTCTTAATGTCAACAAATACAAAATTCCTATCATGAGTATTACATCTTGATCGTTCTTCTACCCATCCATAATCTCATCCTCAATAGTCTCGTGGATGAACCATCACCTTATATAGATAGAAATACTTTGAGCTCTCGTTCCTTAATGAGATACCTCGTAGATATCAAATTTGACATCCGAGTATCATTAAAGATAAAGTCAACACTAACCTCTCTAATGTCCATCTTAGTAGGGACACGCTCTATACTTTTTAGGTTACTCACTCCTGGATTCGCTACCTCTGGTTTTTGTCACTTTTAGCTTAATCACTTCTATCTCAGTTTGATATGATATGTTGTTAATCTCTACATCGTTACTAAGAACAATAAAGGAAATAACTACTTTTGGGTGTTTTAAATAGGTCATTAGTTACGAGCTTACGAAAAACATAGAATAACAAGTGATTAGAAAAAAGGTACCTTGTGCTTTAGTGAAAGTTACGAAGACTTAAGAGTAATTAAGTTTGGAAAACCATAGCCAACAGTCAAGATGGGGCCTCTTTTCTACAACGACATTCAAGACCAATGGCTCTCTTCAATATAAGTTTGATAAACCAGAGAGGTTCTAATCGTCAACTCTATATAAACGTGACTCTGAATCACACTTGGGTGTTTTTCTCATTCACACTTGCATAATTTTATCTCCCTCAAACACTGAATTAATTTGAATGTTAAAATGTTAATCTTACATATATCCAATCTCTAACCACCAGAGAATTCAACCACAATATAAAAACATTTTCATGGATGTCATCTTATTCTTTGTTTCTGTAcaaaataactttttaaattaataattattttagaaaGGAAATGGCTCTTGTGCAGGGTCGGCCCTGTGCATGTGCAAAGAGTGCTACAACACAAGGCCTCATCATGCAAGGAGCCTCTAAAATTCTGCACCCTCTCAACTTCTTGCAGTAAAAAACTATTCTAGTAAAgagttatttttatatttaaggaGCTAGACCCCCTCAGAGCTCGTTTACAAATTAAAGGAAACAGATaggattatattatattttatcttaCAATTTAGGAAATATCATAGGTGAAGTAGCTGCACTATTTTGACAATCACACAGTCTAATTACTCTATTCATATCATTTCatgccattattatttttattttaactaatatattttatatttgtcaacaacgtataaatattttaaaatcttaATATAAAATCTGAAATTTCTATTATGACCATCAAgagtatttaaatttaaattgatcTAAATTAAAGTGGAAAattaatccaaattaaattatatgaaattgaatttgatttgattttttaataatttatataaaatcaaaCTTAACCGCAAATAATTTTATCtattaaatatgtatttattttaaaatcgatCAAAACTGCGCCACAAATACTTTATTAGACCCATTTTTATAATTTGATCAGAGCCTCCAAACTGATTGGGCCGGCCCTACTCTTGTGTTTGAGACCTGTTTTTGTTCTTTTACTGTTGGTTCATTAGAACTAATTAATTTCTCTTATGCACTTTTTTGGATAagctaaaaatataaataataaagataaaatagAAGTACTGGCATAAGCTATACTCAAGACAAATGGATTATACAACTGCTTCATATTGGCAACTtatctaaattattatttaatttaattggatatTTCTTGTCCTCAATTActcattaaaactcaattttttctttaaatatcaACTAAATTCATAaacatttaaaaatttaataaacatttaaaaattatcaactaaattaaatattatagatAGAGATATGAATTGGAATCTTACCAGAGAATTCTTTACTCGAATGATCATGTGGCCATAATATGCATCCTGAAAGAAATACAACTTCTTTATTGCAATGAAGATACACCCACAACTTCTATATTTACTTCTTTGCAAAATTTGAGAGTTGCTTAGATATGGAGAATCTTCTTTCTTATATTCAATATCAACTATTGTCTAACGTGATTTCAAAGTTATGCTACATCATTGATTTTGTCATTGTGCTAGAAGTTTCGTGGAATCGGTCATCCCAGTGAATTACTATAGTTGTAACGGTCAATCAGCTTCATCCTATATttataaaatagtataaatattttgaaaattaaagtggGTCAAATACACATGTTCTTGCTAAAAACGTCTTTCGGATAATGTATATGATGctagtaggggtgggaataggccagaccgACTAACAGGGGTCTACggtccagcctacataggcctaggtcaggccaggctttttagataaatagaaaaggcctaggcttttttaaaagcctatttagctaaaaaggctaggccacaggccacataaaaagccttttaagcctaagaggccgacctatttaaataaatatgaataattttattattattatattatattttttactttgaattaaaaatataaaaataaattttagttatcttgaagaaattatgaaaataagatgaaaagaatcttctgaacaatgtcataagttgtttcgataagttctctcaaacaaataatatcacaaaatttatgctactaagtaaactcaaataaactaacgcaaacaaacatttaatctcaccgatcttttaatttgttagtctatataaagacgagttgaatgacttatttacaaatgttcaaatgaaataggctttcaagtaggctaataggccaatcaggccttcaaaaaggccaagcccaggccaaaaaaataagcctatgatacgctacaggccaggcttaggctttgaatattatagcaggccagacttaggcttggcaaagcctagctcggcccagcctattcccacccctagatgCTAGTCATCTCCGTTTTTTATATACCTTCTTATTTACTTTAGTGTCCTTTATATAGCATGTGTTTCAATCCTCTAGCCATAATTAGCTGCCGCCCCTTCGTCTCTCATGCTTAAATGCTCGAGATAACGCCCGTCGTCACTAAAATTGCCACAAATCATGCTCTTTAACGGCTACACCATCACTTTCGTAGCCTCCGTACGACTTTAGAATTGCCTCTTAACCGTTACGTTGTACTACCAACTAGACTATCCGACGTCCACCTAGGGTCGTGCTATATATACGCGACTCCAGGAACCTAACGTCCAGTCTCTACCAGAGACCGAGCTAGGTGTTCTACTCTGGGATCCTGCATGACTATGGCACACGGACAACAACTCGGCTCCTTGTTGGTTAAGGAAATTCCTGCACCTGTAGTTTCACTATCTCAACTAACACTCAGAGAGAAATATCTCGACTGAACTTAAAATTTTAGGATGTACACAAGCCCGCCGAGGTTAAAGCCTGGATGGATGAAATGTTATGACAATGAGTCCCGAAATACACCCTGTCCTTGAGATTATGTCCTAGCTTAGACTTGATTCGTCTAGAGATCGTCCATAGTCCCCGACTTGATGACGTATGTTGGCGTGATCAACAATGTTTGTGAATATCTTATAagattcctctctctctctctctccccgtAATGATGACTTTTTATAAGAAAAGTAATGTCAATATGACTATGTACCGATACAACTTTACCTAGTCGTTTCAAACCCTTGATTGGATAAAATCCAACGCTTTCTCCCCTGTTCTTCATTCCTGAAATTTTATCTTCACTTCAAAGTTGCCCTTGAAGTCATACGTTCTCACCAGTTATTCACAAACAACTTTGGGTATTCTTGTTATTATCTTACTTTCATTTTGCTTAATTTTTAGAATGGTTATAATACGTGAGTGTGACAAACTGAGAAACGTATTGATTCCTCGAAATTACCAAGAGAGGAGAGAACTTTGGGATTCATGCATGAGAGAATACAAAGATCATTTGGAGAAAGTAGAATTTTATCCAATTATTAAGGAAGTATATGGTGATCATTTTGCATCTTTTAGAGAAATTGATTCAGAATCTTCATCACCAGGTTATGTAGAAATAGTGATGAAAATGAACGGATCTTCCATTTACCTCAAGGTTCTAAGCTATGGTCAAAATTCAATCGACGCCAAGTACATTTGCAAACTCTAATATGAGAAGAAGATTTCTTCTACGGGTAATGAGAAAGACGTTATATTGGAACCTTGTATTCAAGGTGAACGGGTTTGCATAACGTGACTGTGAGAGTACTTGATGAATACTTCCATTTTTACTCATGGGTGATTGaggattttaaaaattatatcccTTTAACTGATTTCGAGTCTAACCTTCTCAAAAATCTAAACATTGTACCATATCAACTTCAACCTAATAGTTGAGTTTTATAAAAGCTTTTGAAATAATGTGTGAGCCCGTGAAGATAGTCCCTACCTTAGGTTTGTTTTTCCCCTTTTTTGAGGTAAAAGGAGTCGATCAGGGAGAGTAGAGATCCCTTAAAGGCTTCCCAGGAAAAAGTTTTCTACAAGTTTATACAACTAACTATAAAGGCTTGAAGGATAAGTTTCTCCATGTTAGAGGTGGGAAAATATGTCCCTAGGTGATGTATCTATTGAACGGGAACCAACGCTTTCCTATTTACTGGACGGGTAACACGGTACCTGTTTCCAGATTTGTTTATGATAAATTAGATGCTTTGGAGGTCTGGGCCTTAGCCTAAGTTGGCCATATTAGATGTCTTTCGAGTGATAAAGGTTTAGGATTTACTAGGCCTGGCTGAAGATCCATAACAAATCTCAGACTTTTTGGGTAATACCTATATGTCTTAACACATTTTATTTAGTATTTATCTATATCAGCATACTAAACATTTTTCTTGTTTCCTTTTCATCCAAAATGACAAACATATCGTTGAAGGAACAAAGACAATTGATGGTTAGGGAGAGGGCGAAACAAGGGAACAATCTGAGGTTAAGAGTGGCTTTTCCGACATCCAATTCAACATACCAATTCCCAAGCATGTGGATCTCAACAATCCAACATGAAAAAGATGTAACATCTGATACATTCTTGTGATCTTATTAATTTAGTTTCATATTCTATTGCATAAACTATCATGTTTCATGAAAACTCTATTGTAGTTATACCTATAGAATGATGAAAGTATATATTATTTCATATAATCAATATTTCAAAAGTTGCATCCCTTCACCGATTGTTAAGTTTATAAATAAATACACTTTTAAgacataaataaaaacaaaaaattcacATATTTTATGAGTCAAATTATatctaaattatttattaattgttctAGTTTGCCAAAATAAATGAGGGAACTTTATTCTATAAACTATCATTGATCAATAAGTTTGATGTGAATATTGTGTCTCATAGGATAATAAATGTAATTTTTAAGTAGATTGATTTTCCTATCCAAAAAGGAACATTGGTACATTTTGTTGCCCATTTGTTTGTTATTTctgtataaattttattttgttcttgttaaCAAATCACAATGTAATATTGAGAAAGAAGAGTCTTttctatattaaaaaattattcattctCAATATGTAACttttaacatatatattatttttatcttttcttatttaaattatgCAACAAACTTCTAACACAAGATCTAGCATATTTgtatagaaaaaaaaaatgatagagtaacagttttcttttttcttttttgataaaagtgagggcctaagcccaaaagaAAAAACAGCTACAATAAAACAACAATGGGAGAAACAATCCCTAACACATCATTTTCCAACACCGGACTCAAGAAATTTGGCGCTTTATTATAAAACACAGGCTTTCGCTCCCTACACCCGCGGTTAGCCAAAATATCGCAACAAAGCCTATGGATACATAAACCAAACGTAGTTATTATTTATAACTCAACAATTTCATCTATACTAATAAAAGAATCATCATTACATTCATGTAGTCTTTTCCTTATATTGCTCATGTTGTTGTAAATTTGAAGCATTGTCGGTCTTTGCTCAGCTAAAGGGTGAACACACTCACAAGCAATCTTTAGAAGGGTACAAACATCATTTTCAAACCCTTCCCCAATCAAGGACTTTTCAATAGCATTATAGAAATTTGAAGGGTTACCACATATATTAGTTTTGGTGGTTGAACAAGTCAGTTCATTATATGTTTGCCCCGTAATAAGTTCGAAAAGCACACTTCCAAAGTCATACACATCCTCCTTCCCATTGTTTACTTTGAAAATTATCCTTAGACCATCTTCAATGTTGGGACTCATAAATTTGGCATttccaaaatttgatattttgggTTCGAAATTTTCGTCAAGCAATATAGATTGTGAACAAATATTAAGATGCACAATGTGCAAATCACATGTATGATGTAGCCATGATAACCCTCTTGCTATTCCAAGTGCAATATTGGCCCTTTGAGGCCACTTCAATCTCACAACTTCACTTTTCAAAGGATGCAACCATTTAGAAAGCCTTCCATTTGACATATATGGATATGCCAAAAGTTTTTCGTTTCCTTCAATGCAGAACCCAAGTAGAGGAGCTATATTTTTGTGTTCAAACTTACCCATAATCATTGTTTCAGAAAGAAACTGCCTTTTAAACAAATAAGAGTTGGATAGTCTCTTTACAGCCAGTAATTGACCCATAATCATTGTTTCCCACTCCAATTGCACTGTCTATAGCAAAACAGTCAGTTGCGTTGCAAAGTTCTTCCAACCATATTGTTGATGATAGTCTTTCCAATAAAATAGAGATCTGCAAATGCAAGCcatgataatatatattttttcactagtttaacttttctttttaaaAAGAAGGAGATTAATGAAGAGAGTACCTCTTTGGTTTCTCTGTATATCAACCACGGATGCATAAATTTGTGAATCTGATTAATTGCCATATGTGTCCTTCTATATGTGATGAAGGAAATATATTTGCCCAATTCTTTAGCTTTGTTTAGGTGAATGTATTTTTTCTTCTTAAATTGCATCCTTGAGTAGAACATACAAATGAACATAAAGTAAAAAGTGAGTGAAAAAACAAAACCAACGGCAAAACCACCCTCGAATGTTTGATGGGAATCTTTGGGCTTGTCATCAAATGGGTCTTCTGATAAGATGAATTCAGCAACTATTAATTTGTAGATCTAGGGTTCTTCAaaggataaaaacaaaactaCTTTTGCATaagaaattaaaaaggaaataagATTTGTGTTAATTCTCTACTTCATTCAATAGCTAGCCACCCATTAAATACAATAGAGTTCTTTTGACCTAATGGACTTGTTACAAACGGGCCTGGCCCAAACAGCAACTAAACTtatcaaacataaaaattattaatttgtaaTAAAGCCTTGTAGCCATTTAGGCTTCAATTTATTTCTTGTGGGCCTACTATTATCAATACTATCCGGCCCAAGacaaaccttgtcctcaaggttaagCTTGTTGTGATCCAATCCGCCTTGGGGAGATGCGGCCCAATCCAAGGGGGGCCCAAGCGCTGCAGAAGATTTTGGAACATTGGGAGAATGTGATACAGCTGTATTGGGAGAAGTATTCGGTGGGGACAGCTGTGGAGTAGATTTGAAATTGGCGTGGGAAACAGGCTGTAAAGTGGCATTGGAAACACGCATAGCCACTGTAGCATCACGAGGCTCAACGGACAGATGAGGGGACGGTGCAGATTGGTTATCAAAAGAATCCAATGTAATGGATGGTGGAGATAAGGGCTTTGCGTGGGAACTCACAACAAACCCACGTGATGTACTTGCGTTTGGGTCTGATAGATAATATTTCTTGGAACCATAGTTCAAGTCATAACTCATATTACTTTCCCACTTGTCTTCTGGTACTTTCAACTCTCTCTCCTTCTTTGAATCTTCATCACTTCTTACTTTACTCTCTTGGCCAATCTCCTCCTTATACGTTTCTTTTTTTGTCACACTGTTAGGTGCAACCGCTGACTCTCCTTCCACCTTCAAGGTATCAGCGGCGATAGAACCTTGTATGTTTGTCCCTTCCTCGTTGTTGGGAATAGGCGGTCCAACTGATGGGTATTTGTGATTTGTGTGCAGGTTTGCTGATGACGGTTCACTCACGGTGGGCGCATCCGTAGGTTGAAACTCTGCTGGGATCTCCACAGAGGCGGTGAGGTGGTTTTCGTGAAAAGCTTTCAGCTGAGAAACGTGGATCACCGGATGGATGCGTGAAGATGGCGGCAGCTCGAGGTGGTACGCGACAGCGCCGATGCGGTGGAGAATCTTAAAAGGGCCAAAGAAGCGCTTTGAGAGTTTCTCAGAGGAACGACGGTGAACGGAGTGTTGACGATAGGGCTTAAGTTTCAGCCAGACAAGATCTCCCTCCTGAAAGGTACATTCTTTCCGAGTCCGGTTTCCTTGAACCACCATTTGTTTTCTGCTCTTGTTCAAGTTACTCTGTAAAGTGTTTAATAGTTCTTGTCTGTGTTGCAAGATGTCGTCCAAAGCTTCAATGTTAGTGTCGCCGGCGGTGTATTGAGGGAAAGAGGGTGGAGGACGGCCGTAAAGAGCTTCGAAAGGTGACATTCGGATTGCCGAGTGATAGTTTGTGTTATGCCAAAGCTCTGCCAAGTGTAAGTAGTTGAACcacttcttttgattttcactagtGAAACAACGCAAATAAGTCTCTAAACACCTGTTTGTTACTTCTGTCTGTCCGTCTGTTTCAGGATGGTAAGCTGAACTATACTTCAATGTTGTGCCTTGAGCCCGAAATAGTTCTTTCCagaaggtacttagaaaaaaagGGTCACGGTCGGAAACGATGGAAGATGGAACTCCATGAAGGCGACAGATCTCTACAGCGAACCGAAGTGCAAGATCTTTTGCAGAAAACTTAGTAGGAAGAGCGATGAAATGGGAAAACTTGGTCAATCTATCGCACACTACCCAGATCACTGTATGTCCGTGAGAATTTGGCAGGTGAGTAATGAAATCCATACTTAAGTCAGTCCATACTTGAGTAGGTGTTGGTAGTGGTTGTATCAGCCCTTGTCTTTTTGTAGTCATATACTTGTTTTGTTGGCATGTGGTGCAAGTCTTAACAAATTCCTTAATGTCTTTGTAAATTCCATGCCATAGAAATGAAGATGATAACCTGGCGAGGGTTGGTTTGAAGCCAGAATGACCGCCTGATGGTGTGCTGTGGTATTCTGTGATAATCTTGGTTCTCAACCGTTGAATATCAGGTATAAAGATTCTCTCTTTAAAATAGAGTAGACCGTCTTTGCTTTGGAAATGGTTCTGTGGTGAAAGATTTTTCTGGGTGTCTGTCATAAGTTTTCTTCCTTCTGGCTCTGATTTGTAGAACTCTCTCAGTTGGTTGAGGATAAGGGGAACTGGTGTGGAGACAGACAGAAGCAAGGCGTCGTCCTCATGGTGAATCCTGCTAAGCGCATCTGCCACTTGATTTGATTTTCCAGGTTTGTAGTGTATATCAAATTCAAAACCTTGTAGCTTAGATACCCACTTCTGTTGTTCTGGTGTCTGTATTGTCTGAGAGAATAGATTACGTAAGCTCTTCTGGTCCgtaaaaatatgaaattttctGCCTATTAAATATTGTCTCCATTTCTTGACAGCTTCTGTTATTGCAAACATCTCGCGAACATATACTGAGGAGGCTTGTAGGCGGTTGCAAAGTTTCTTGCTGAAAAAGGCTATTGGGTGGTTATCTTGGGACAAAACGGCACCAACTGCTACACTAGAAGCGTCGGTTTCGAGCACAAAAGGTTTCATGAAGTCTGGAAGGGCAAGTACCGGTGTTTCCGTCATTTTATGCTTCAAAATTGTAAAGGCTGAGTCAGCTGCTGCATTCCATTGTAATTTAGTAAAATGTAATAAATCGGTGAGAGGAGCGGCGAGAGTGGCGTAGTGACGCACGAATCTTCTATAAAAGCCGGTGAGGCCTAAAAAACCCCTGAGTGCCGTGAGTGAACGTGGCTTCGGCCATTCTTGGATAGCTTGAATCTTAGCTGGATCTGGGGTTACACCTTCACTTGATATAATGTGACCTAAATAATCAACACTAGGGACAGCAAACACacattttgataattttgcataAAACTGGTTAGATAAAAGCAAGtctaaaataagttttaaatgatgtGCATGATCAGAAATAGAAGAACTATAAATGAGTATGTCATCAAAGAAAACTAACACAAACTTTCGAAGATAAGGTCTTAGCAATCGTTCATAGCCGATTGAAAAGAACTAGGAGCATTAGTTAAGCCGAATGGCATTACCAAAAACTCATAGTGCCCGTCAAAAGTCCGGAACGCAGTTTTGTGAGTATCCTTAGGAGTCACCCGAATCTGGTGGTAACCAGATCGTAAATCGATCTTTGAAAAAATAGTTGCTGAACCCAATTCATCAAAAAGCTCATCAATTGTAGGTATAGAGAACCGGTCACGCACTGTAACGGCATTTAGAGCTCTATAGTCCACACAGAATCGCCATGAACCATCTTTCTTTCGAACCAATAGGACAGGGGAGGAATAGGGGCTGTTACTTGGTTTAATAATTCCATCCGTCAACATTTCCTGGATGATAGAAGTCATAGCGTCTTTTTGAGAGTGTGGATACCGATATGGTTTGACATTTACTGGTGCGGTGTTGGGGACAATGGGAATGTGATGGTCATGTGGGCGGGTTGGGGGAAGGCCTTTAGGGTGGTTAAATATGGTAGAATAGTTTTTGAGGATGGAAAGTATTTGTTGGGGTAGGTTTGTTTGTGGCAGTGTTTCGAGGGAATTGGAATTTGAAAAGGGATTAGTGGAGTCAAATTTTTCGCAAGGTTGGTAAAGTAAGAGGTGGAGTGATGCAATGGAGTCAGTTTGTAAGAGGTGACAAACATTGTTGTAGGATGAGGGAGCAATGAGTGTGTTTGAGTCGCCGGTGATGGTTATGTCATTGTTGTTATGAGTGAAAGAGATTTTTGGTATTGAGAAATCAGCCACTAGGGGACCCAAAGTCCGTAACCATTCCATTCCAAGTACCACATCAGCCCCTTCTATAGGAAATAAGTGAAAAGGAATTGAGAAtgaattattttgaagtttgattGGGACCTTTggacaaattcctgaacatgacaATCTAGAGCCATTTCCCACCATGACAGAAAAATTGGGAATTGGTTGAGTGTGGAGTTTAAGATGTTGTGCGATTCGAGGTTGTAAGATGTTGTGGGTACTGCCAATGTCAATCAAAACAGCAACTGAGAGACCATTAATAGAGCCCTTGAATTTCAAAGTTTTAGGGGAAAATTTTCCATTGGCAGCTTGAGGAGATAGTTGAAAATATGTGTCATCCGGTTCTGTTTGTTCTACTGTTTCTGCACAATTTTCAGTCAGTTCCACTTGTGAAAGATCATCATCCTCAACGAGGAGCAAAAATTTTCCAGCACTGCACTTGTGGCCTGGAATAAATTTTTCATCACAATTAAAGCATAGGCCTTGAGCACGACGCTCCTGTAGTTGGGCACTTGAAAGTTTGCGGATTGGTAACTTGGCTGGTTGGGCTTGTGGTAAGGGTTTTGTGGCTGGGGTGGGGCTA contains:
- the LOC131602788 gene encoding probably inactive leucine-rich repeat receptor-like protein kinase At5g48380 isoform X3 — encoded protein: MELKGHFPRGIVNCSSLTGLDLSNNELSGTIPSDISNILPYVTTIDLSYNKFTDAIPTSLANCIYLNILKLDHNLLSGEIPKQLGQLSRLKEISVSNNQLSESLPVFSEKVNFNYANNSRLCGGSLRHCSLTRDKHGDFYHSFKDGLIVGYVSLFFFVMVTCMFYSKFAHWVHKLKTKNNDLNKAIELGQYICSIISIRKQMVVNQIHELLYMWLAFKERKEISVLCERLTSTIWLEELRDATNCFSIDNAIGVGKMGMMYEGFMPNGKLLAVKRLFDSRKFKRQFLLETTILCKYRHQNIIPLLGFCIEGKERLLTYAYMPNGRLSKWLYPLESEVIRLKWQERVNIALGIARGLSWLHHTCELCIVHFNICSECILLDENFEPKISNFGEAKFMNPDTEDHLGVIFKANDGKKDVYDFGSVLFELITGKTYDELSHSYDTTNIRGNPLSFYNIIDKSLTSQGLDNEVCTLLKIACECVKSLPDQRPTMLEIYNSISNVRKGRNGNGDDNDTLKELEGTSSITMDEIIEV
- the LOC131602788 gene encoding probably inactive leucine-rich repeat receptor-like protein kinase At5g48380 isoform X1; the encoded protein is MYLHRMAFQIKMDILLQTFLGALFSILMTSQSFDNDILCLMSIKNSLEDPNNYLQSWDFSNTTEGFICDFVGVACWHFEENRVLNLELSNMELKGHFPRGIVNCSSLTGLDLSNNELSGTIPSDISNILPYVTTIDLSYNKFTDAIPTSLANCIYLNILKLDHNLLSGEIPKQLGQLSRLKEISVSNNQLSESLPVFSEKVNFNYANNSRLCGGSLRHCSLTRDKHGDFYHSFKDGLIVGYVSLFFFVMVTCMFYSKFAHWVHKLKTKNNDLNKAIELGQYICSIISIRKQMVVNQIHELLYMWLAFKERKEISVLCERLTSTIWLEELRDATNCFSIDNAIGVGKMGMMYEGFMPNGKLLAVKRLFDSRKFKRQFLLETTILCKYRHQNIIPLLGFCIEGKERLLTYAYMPNGRLSKWLYPLESEVIRLKWQERVNIALGIARGLSWLHHTCELCIVHFNICSECILLDENFEPKISNFGEAKFMNPDTEDHLGVIFKANDGKKDVYDFGSVLFELITGKTYDELSHSYDTTNIRGNPLSFYNIIDKSLTSQGLDNEVCTLLKIACECVKSLPDQRPTMLEIYNSISNVRKGRNGNGDDNDTLKELEGTSSITMDEIIEV
- the LOC131602788 gene encoding probably inactive leucine-rich repeat receptor-like protein kinase At5g48380 isoform X2; translated protein: MAFQIKMDILLQTFLGALFSILMTSQSFDNDILCLMSIKNSLEDPNNYLQSWDFSNTTEGFICDFVGVACWHFEENRVLNLELSNMELKGHFPRGIVNCSSLTGLDLSNNELSGTIPSDISNILPYVTTIDLSYNKFTDAIPTSLANCIYLNILKLDHNLLSGEIPKQLGQLSRLKEISVSNNQLSESLPVFSEKVNFNYANNSRLCGGSLRHCSLTRDKHGDFYHSFKDGLIVGYVSLFFFVMVTCMFYSKFAHWVHKLKTKNNDLNKAIELGQYICSIISIRKQMVVNQIHELLYMWLAFKERKEISVLCERLTSTIWLEELRDATNCFSIDNAIGVGKMGMMYEGFMPNGKLLAVKRLFDSRKFKRQFLLETTILCKYRHQNIIPLLGFCIEGKERLLTYAYMPNGRLSKWLYPLESEVIRLKWQERVNIALGIARGLSWLHHTCELCIVHFNICSECILLDENFEPKISNFGEAKFMNPDTEDHLGVIFKANDGKKDVYDFGSVLFELITGKTYDELSHSYDTTNIRGNPLSFYNIIDKSLTSQGLDNEVCTLLKIACECVKSLPDQRPTMLEIYNSISNVRKGRNGNGDDNDTLKELEGTSSITMDEIIEV